The Shewanella mangrovisoli genome has a window encoding:
- a CDS encoding sigma-54-dependent transcriptional regulator — protein sequence MSEAKLLLVEDDASLREALLDTLMLAQYDCIDVASGEEAIIALKQHQFDLVISDVQMQGIGGLGLLNYLQQHHPKLPVLLMTAYATIGSAVSAIKLGAVDYLAKPFAPEVLLNQVSRYLPLKQNSDKPVVADEKSLALLSLAQRVAASDASVMILGPSGSGKEVLARYIHQHSSRADQAFVAINCAAIPENMLEATLFGYEKGAFTGAYQACPGKFEQAQGGTLLLDEISEMDLGLQAKLLRVLQEREVERLGGRKTIKLDVRVLATSNRDLKAVVAAGQFREDLYYRINVFPLTWPALNQRPADILPLARHLLAKHAKALNVLDLPEFDEAACRRLLSHRWPGNVRELDNVVQRALILRAGAVISANDIIIDAQDVPLLSDEAEFANEPEGLGEELKAQEHVIILETLAQCQGSRKLVAEKLGISARTLRYKMARMRDMGIQLPN from the coding sequence ATGTCTGAAGCCAAATTACTCTTAGTCGAAGACGATGCGTCCCTGCGTGAGGCTTTGCTCGATACCTTGATGTTGGCGCAATACGACTGTATCGATGTGGCTTCCGGCGAGGAAGCCATTATCGCATTGAAGCAACATCAGTTTGATTTAGTGATCAGCGATGTGCAGATGCAGGGCATTGGCGGCTTAGGCTTATTAAATTACTTACAGCAGCATCACCCCAAGCTGCCAGTGTTATTGATGACGGCGTATGCCACCATTGGCAGTGCGGTCAGTGCAATTAAATTGGGCGCCGTCGATTATTTGGCTAAACCTTTTGCTCCAGAGGTGTTGCTCAACCAAGTTTCCCGCTATTTACCGCTCAAACAAAATAGTGATAAGCCAGTGGTTGCCGACGAAAAGAGTCTCGCGCTCTTGTCTCTGGCGCAGCGGGTAGCTGCATCCGATGCCTCTGTGATGATCCTTGGGCCAAGCGGCTCGGGTAAAGAAGTGTTAGCCCGTTATATTCATCAACATAGCAGCCGTGCTGATCAAGCATTTGTGGCCATTAACTGTGCGGCTATCCCCGAGAATATGCTCGAGGCGACCTTATTTGGTTATGAAAAGGGCGCCTTTACCGGTGCTTATCAGGCGTGTCCTGGTAAATTTGAGCAGGCGCAGGGCGGCACCTTATTACTCGATGAAATTTCAGAGATGGATTTGGGACTTCAGGCTAAACTGCTGCGTGTGTTGCAAGAGCGTGAAGTGGAGCGTTTAGGCGGTCGCAAAACCATTAAGTTAGATGTTCGGGTGCTTGCCACCTCGAATCGGGATTTAAAGGCCGTCGTTGCCGCGGGGCAATTCCGGGAGGATCTCTATTATCGCATCAACGTGTTTCCACTGACCTGGCCAGCTTTGAATCAACGCCCTGCGGATATTTTGCCCCTCGCTCGGCATTTGCTAGCTAAGCACGCGAAAGCGCTCAATGTGCTTGATTTGCCTGAGTTTGATGAGGCAGCTTGTCGTCGTTTACTCAGTCATCGCTGGCCAGGTAATGTGCGCGAGTTGGATAACGTTGTCCAACGCGCGTTAATTTTACGTGCTGGAGCTGTGATTAGCGCCAACGATATTATTATCGATGCCCAAGATGTGCCTCTGTTATCCGATGAAGCCGAATTCGCTAATGAGCCTGAAGGTTTAGGTGAAGAGTTGAAGGCGCAGGAGCATGTGATCATTCTCGAAACCCTAGCGCAATGCCAAGGTAGCCGTAAGTTGGTTGCCGAGAAACTCGGGATCAGTGCGCGTACCTTAAGATACAAGATGGCCAGAATGCGAGATATGGGGATTCAATTGCCCAACTAA
- a CDS encoding sensor histidine kinase: MSAHPLAQLETFKHTSKQWNQLREAANMSNRMEHILQAMPSGVVILNGDGIVTDANPVAVELLEQSLCGARWIDVIHTAFAPQDDDGHEVSLRNGRRVKLAITPLTPEPGQLIVLTDLTETRLLQKNLSHLQRLSALGKMVATLAHQVRTPLSAALLYAANLASPKLSESAKAKFQQKLVDRLNELERQVNDMLLMAKGRQDELGELVNIDEVINTVMANCEPIVAQRGAALTVTNDSNGLMLANVNALSSAVNNLVMNSLEAGATQIQIVANDIGEQLALNVVDNGKGLDAKMQQKVLEPFFTTKAQGTGLGLAVVQSVVRNHGGQIQLSCMPNKGCTVSLTFPQAKSATVLPLEKPYV, translated from the coding sequence ATGTCAGCCCATCCACTAGCGCAACTTGAAACATTCAAGCACACTAGCAAACAATGGAACCAACTGCGTGAGGCCGCCAATATGTCCAATCGAATGGAGCATATTTTACAGGCTATGCCCTCTGGCGTGGTGATTTTGAACGGTGACGGTATTGTCACCGATGCCAACCCTGTTGCCGTGGAATTGCTGGAGCAGTCGCTATGCGGTGCCCGCTGGATTGATGTGATCCATACGGCGTTTGCACCACAGGACGATGACGGCCATGAAGTGTCACTGCGTAATGGCCGCCGAGTCAAATTAGCTATTACCCCATTAACGCCGGAACCTGGGCAATTAATTGTGCTGACGGATCTGACCGAAACCCGGCTACTGCAAAAGAATCTTTCCCATCTGCAGCGCTTATCAGCCCTCGGCAAAATGGTCGCGACGCTGGCGCATCAGGTGCGTACGCCTCTGTCGGCTGCACTGCTTTATGCTGCGAATTTGGCCAGTCCCAAATTATCTGAATCTGCTAAGGCAAAATTTCAGCAAAAATTAGTCGATAGACTCAATGAGCTTGAACGCCAAGTTAACGATATGCTGCTGATGGCCAAAGGGCGGCAGGATGAATTGGGCGAGTTAGTTAACATTGATGAAGTGATCAATACTGTCATGGCGAACTGTGAGCCGATTGTGGCTCAGCGCGGCGCAGCATTGACCGTCACCAATGACTCCAACGGTTTAATGCTAGCGAATGTGAATGCGCTCAGTTCTGCCGTGAATAATCTGGTGATGAATAGCCTTGAAGCCGGAGCAACGCAGATCCAAATCGTCGCTAATGATATCGGCGAGCAGTTAGCCCTCAATGTGGTCGACAATGGCAAAGGGTTGGATGCCAAGATGCAACAAAAAGTGTTGGAGCCTTTCTTTACCACCAAAGCGCAAGGAACGGGCCTAGGCTTAGCCGTTGTGCAGTCGGTGGTGCGCAATCATGGCGGACAAATCCAATTGAGTTGTATGCCCAATAAAGGTTGTACTGTGTCGCTGACGTTCCCACAGGCGAAATCGGCGACTGTATTGCCGCTGGAGAAACCCTATGTCTGA
- the fliE gene encoding flagellar hook-basal body complex protein FliE — MQIGANSLLQEMQSLQGEIKPSFGISPNNIVQQVNNTSGADFGQLLSQAIGNVSGLQSTSSNLATRLEMGDTTVSLSDTVIAREKASVAFEATVQVRNKLVEAYKEIMSMPV; from the coding sequence ATGCAAATTGGCGCGAATTCATTACTGCAAGAAATGCAGTCACTTCAAGGTGAAATCAAACCTTCTTTTGGGATTTCACCCAATAACATTGTGCAGCAAGTGAATAACACCAGCGGTGCTGACTTTGGACAACTCCTCTCCCAAGCCATTGGTAATGTTAGTGGTTTGCAATCAACTTCATCGAATCTCGCGACCCGCCTTGAAATGGGTGACACCACTGTGAGCCTTTCTGATACAGTTATCGCCCGCGAAAAGGCCAGTGTTGCCTTTGAAGCCACAGTCCAAGTGCGCAATAAGCTCGTTGAAGCTTATAAAGAAATAATGAGCATGCCTGTTTAG
- the fliF gene encoding flagellar basal-body MS-ring/collar protein FliF — MIVGSNAGTVDQGVQQENKSGVLGSLGGVDMMRQITMILALAICLALAVFVMIWAQEPEYRPLGKMETQEMVQVLDVLDKNKIKYQIDVDVVKVPEDKYQEVKMMLSRAGIDSAAASSKDFLTQDSGFGVSQRMEQARLKHSQEENLARAIEQLQSVSRAKVILALPKENVFARNTSQPSATVVINTRRGGLGQGEVDAIVDIVASAVQGLEPSRVTVTDSNGRLLNSGSQDGVSARARRELELVQQKEAEYRTKIDSILTPILGPDNFTSQVDVSMDFTAVEQTAKRFNPDLPSLRSEMTVENNSTGGSTGGIPGALSNQPPMESNIPQEAAKATESVTAGNSHREATRNFELDTTISHTRQQIGVVRRVSVSVAVDFKPGAAGENGQVARVARTEQELTNIRRLLEGAVGFSAQRGDVLEVVTVPFMDQLVEDVPAPELWEQPWFWRAVKLGVGALVILVLILAVVRPMLKRLIYPDNVNMPEDSRLGNELAEIEDQYAADTLGMLNTKEAEYSYADDGSILIPNLHKDDDMIKAIRALVANEPELSTQVVKNWLQDNG, encoded by the coding sequence ATGATTGTCGGATCAAACGCCGGCACAGTGGACCAAGGGGTCCAACAGGAAAATAAATCCGGCGTGCTGGGGAGTCTCGGTGGCGTCGATATGATGCGTCAAATCACCATGATTTTAGCCCTTGCCATTTGTTTGGCGTTAGCTGTGTTCGTCATGATCTGGGCCCAGGAACCTGAGTACCGTCCATTGGGTAAAATGGAAACTCAGGAAATGGTGCAAGTGCTCGACGTACTCGATAAAAACAAGATCAAATATCAAATCGATGTCGACGTTGTTAAGGTGCCCGAAGACAAATATCAAGAAGTTAAAATGATGCTGAGCCGTGCGGGTATCGATAGTGCCGCAGCCTCGAGCAAAGACTTCCTCACCCAAGACAGTGGTTTTGGCGTGAGCCAGCGCATGGAGCAGGCTCGTCTCAAGCATAGCCAAGAAGAAAATCTCGCCCGTGCAATCGAACAATTACAAAGTGTTAGCCGCGCCAAGGTGATTTTAGCGCTCCCGAAAGAAAACGTGTTTGCCCGCAATACCTCACAACCCAGTGCGACAGTTGTCATTAACACTCGCCGTGGCGGTTTAGGCCAAGGTGAAGTCGATGCGATTGTGGATATCGTTGCTTCTGCGGTTCAGGGCTTAGAGCCATCTCGCGTCACAGTTACAGATTCTAACGGCCGTTTACTCAATTCAGGCAGTCAAGATGGCGTGTCTGCAAGGGCGCGTCGCGAACTTGAACTCGTACAACAAAAAGAAGCCGAATACCGCACTAAAATTGACTCCATTCTGACGCCTATCCTTGGTCCCGATAACTTCACTTCCCAAGTGGATGTGAGCATGGATTTCACCGCGGTCGAGCAAACGGCTAAACGCTTTAATCCCGATTTACCGTCGCTGCGCAGCGAAATGACGGTTGAGAATAATTCGACTGGCGGTTCGACTGGTGGTATTCCTGGCGCGTTATCGAACCAGCCACCGATGGAATCCAATATTCCACAGGAAGCGGCTAAGGCGACTGAAAGCGTAACTGCGGGTAACTCGCACCGCGAAGCGACTCGTAATTTTGAATTAGATACCACTATCAGCCACACCCGTCAGCAAATTGGCGTTGTGCGCCGTGTCAGTGTATCAGTAGCTGTGGACTTTAAACCGGGCGCCGCCGGTGAAAATGGCCAAGTGGCGCGTGTTGCCCGTACCGAGCAAGAGCTGACAAATATCCGCCGTTTACTGGAAGGCGCGGTAGGTTTTAGCGCCCAGCGTGGTGATGTTTTAGAGGTAGTCACTGTTCCCTTTATGGATCAATTGGTTGAAGATGTTCCTGCGCCTGAGCTTTGGGAACAACCTTGGTTCTGGCGTGCGGTCAAGTTAGGTGTTGGTGCCTTAGTGATCTTAGTGCTCATTCTTGCTGTAGTGCGTCCAATGTTGAAACGCTTAATCTATCCTGACAATGTGAACATGCCAGAAGATTCAAGACTGGGTAATGAGCTGGCCGAGATTGAAGACCAATACGCCGCCGATACCCTAGGGATGCTCAATACCAAAGAAGCAGAGTATAGTTATGCCGACGATGGCTCAATTCTTATCCCTAATCTGCATAAAGATGATGATATGATTAAAGCTATCCGTGCGCTTGTGGCCAATGAGCCCGAGCTTTCTACCCAAGTCGTGAAAAACTGGTTACAAGACAATGGCTGA